GAAGGTCGACGGTGCATCTTCCAGTAAATTATCAAGCTCTGGAGAAAATAGAGAATAAAAAATAGCCCAAAAAACTACGTCTAAAATTAAAGTAGATCAAATTGGTATGCAATTACCACTAACTAGTATAAATATGTCTTTTTTCAAACATTATCATCACCAAAACCCCCTTTATGCATCACATTTCGGAGCACTAAGATAAATCCAAATTGTCCGCCCATAGTAAAAACTAGTTAATCACCTCCGGTGAGGCGATCGAGAGCAGAGCCTAGTTTGTCTTGGCTTCTAGAGGTGGCGTCGGCCGTGCGATCGAAGCCTGTGATTACAGATGAAATCAACAGGTTCAAACTGTCCGCTACCGAGGAGTTTGAGCAATTTGTCGCAGCTGAATTGTCAGCAGATTCGCGTTCATCGCCAGGGTTGCAGGCGGTCCCGGGCGAACGATCATCTTGGGTTCCGTCCGACATGCTTTCCGGTACTAATTGGGTTATTGAGAACAATTTGTCGTCATTTCTACCAAAAATTAAAGGCCATTGACATAAACTACGCTGCTTAGATTAACGATCACTGTAGTTacattttgtaaaattttataaatttctaaaaaatttatagAATCTATTTATTTTGTACTAATATTTGAAAACTTTTCATATAatcattttataatttataattgcaattattttaaaaaaaataactagagttgaattttaataatttttatctaTTTTGAATGCAAAAATTTgggtgagacggtttcacgggtcatattttatgagacggattttttatttgggtcatccatgaaaaagtattactttttatactaagaacattactttttattatgaatatcggtagggattgacatgtttcacagcataaagattcgtgagacttgTTTCACAGAAAACCTACTCTCTTTCAAATGTGTTTATTTCTCGATATTGcaattaaatatcaaattattcaagtcaattcaacatatttatttaatttattaatatttttaaaaattacataaaaataatctttaatattaaaatcaaacttaaaataatattcattttaaataatttttttgtataaaatatatatttcgttTGTCTTTACAATATATcaaacaaaaaacaaataaacaacATGATTATTTGTACTGAAATTAAATAACTGagtatgttaaaatatttgtaattagtgtaactttttaaaattttaatatatttaatatattatacttATTCTTATATATGTTTgttgataaatttttaaaattatgtatcaatcacataaaaactttatacatacatacattcaagtttaaaaaaaaaaatttattcatgattgttatacaaaaattttgaattataataaaaattaagatatattttaactaaaattatagaaaataattaACCCTCAAAtgttacataaaaatcatgaaaattcTAGAATCAATACCCTCTCCGATACTTTTTTTGTAAAATGCATTAAactttataaatataaataaaaactaTCTTTgacattaattattataataataaagaaatatttcaatagtaacataataatttcatttttaacttaatgatttttattaaggtttaattatatttattcaaAAGGAAAAAACGCCCTTTCCTATTGTTTTGATATTTGCCGTTTTTTCCATTAAAGTTTAGTATGTATATAGATGTTCATATGAAATAATGTTGTTTTAAATGTTGTTgtaatttaagaaaaatatatatatatatattatattgtttTTGGTGGGGCAAAAAcctgtgtgagacgatctcacggatcttattttgtgagacgaatctcttatttgggtcattcatgaaaattaTTGTTAACGAGAGTTGAGAAAAAACATATGctcaaattaataaatttagcGGTTTTTTTCACAAGTTATATTAAATTATGGAACAGTGttgtatatgatattttataggTCTAAATCGAGTTTGAAAAATGGGCCTCTCAGTCAATAGgtcaaaattttgttattaatattttctaaatcGAGTATACTTACATTTGCTATCAATTTTATCTTCACTTTCTGGCAACCACTTGTACtgtaatatatcaaaatatctaTTCTTATTGTCTTTGGAAAGTGCAGTAGTACCATCTCTATTTGAATCTCTTTCAACCAAAAAATCTCTAATATTTATATCAATTTTATCTCAATTTCTTAGATCATCAATATTATGATCAAGCGTTTATCAATAGGTCAAAAGTTATATTTATTAGTCAATgaacaattttattttcttatacttTGTGGCAGTGCAAAGTTCACCTACTTGGGTGTTAATGGGTAACGTTGTTAGGCACATGTGTCCGTGGAGGTGCGTGTCTATCTGCTAGTGTTGTCTCATATCCCTTAGAGATCAGTCTTACTATTTTTCTACCGTCGGTCATGTCACTAACAGAGACAGTATTACACGTCAAAATCTGATGTCACTCTTTTATGGCTAACCTAGCCAACCAGATAAAACAACGTAACGTCAGCAACTTGACGCACAAGAACTTCTCAGAAGATCACCCATCACAATACTACTCTTACTCATATACATTTAACCTAACATAAATATTCAAATGAAACAAATCCTCTTGATTCAAATCTTCAATAATATCAACATTGTCTTTTTCATTTGATTTAATCACAATGAGATCTCAAATGTCTTTTTCATTATCACAATCATCTACATATAGATCAATCTTTTtaatactattttttttttctgttttttgGTTCCCGTCTGCCAAAATACCAGTTGTTTTCTTCTCTCATTATATTAATGCTACCACTGAAATATTTACTAATATCTCCAACATGACTATGAATTAATGCTTCTTCTAtttgattctttttttttttttttaatatccaGATAAATGTTTTGGTGTCATTTTTTATTGACTACAcctaacaaaaaaattaaaaacaattttttcacttttaaaatagcaaaaactcgtgtgagactgtctcacgggtcgtattttttgagatagatctcttatttgagtcatccatgaaaaatattactttttatgctaataatattaatttttattgtgaatatcgataaaatTGACATGTCTCACTTATAAAGGTTTGTGATATCATCTTACAAAAGatctaatttttaaaaataacggGACAATACTGATAGtcatatatatttcattttccTCCGGTATATTTCACGTAACTTTGGTGGGTCTCACCTTTATTTTTCTATATATCACATACTCCACTATGCCACATATCCCCCCTTTCGTACACATACGAATTTGACaaccaattttaattttattttttcctaaAACCCACGTCACCCACATGTTCTACACATCTTTGAATATCTAGACAAATtttagataaattaattaaataataggcAAGAAAACTATAGGAACTACTCACTGGTTTTGTTTATTCGTTCACCTCACCCAGATACGGCCTCATAGGGAAGTGGCAGTCACAGTTTTTGACACATATGTGGAGAAACACCCTGCCATTGCTTATTTTGTAGCTCTAGTGTCAATAAATAATCAAGTTCGAGTTCCAGTTCgagtttaaataaataaaaaaactggAACAATCTGAAAAAtaactaaattaaaaaaaatgattaattagATTTAACTCGTGAGGATCAGAGAGTCGCAAATATATCTAAAGAGATAAAACAGATATCGGAATCATTGTTTTCAGTTTTTATCTGATTTATCAATGTTCTTGGTTGTTGTGGTAAGAtataaatgttttatgtttggtttaaaaaaaaaaacttgattaTTTTGTGGTTCGGGTTAtggattttttatataaaaaaaattaatctaatttgatttatataattTACAGCCATTATATCTTTTATTCTAGGTTTCTTCGTATAATTGTCAGCACTTACGTACAATTTTTTCGTCGTAAAAATGATAGCTTGTCGAATTCACACGTAACTCTACACCAATACCACAAAGTCTATATTGCAGAAAAGTAATAGACAACATTAAAATAAGAACACGAACATAACAATACAACAGCAGTTAAGACATAATAAAAGTATTTGTTGATGATCTTTCTCGTTTTATtgaaactttatttttaaatagcaaGGGCCAGACATGATCTCGACTAATCAAATTTGTAAAACGTATTCAGAATGAAGAATCGCCTTGAATCGAGAAGATATGTTGTGACAAGGGCGTTGTTCCTGATTCTTccttgagtaggtctcttgtgagaaggtttcgcgaatctttatctgttagacgggtcaatcctaccgatattcacaataaaaagtaatacacttagcataaaaagtaatactttttcatggatgacccaaataagagatatctctcgcaaaatacgacccgtgagaccgtctcgcacaagtttttgtcttcttCCTAATCTCATTCATACTAGTTGTTCTGCCATATTGATCATAGTTTAATGATTGTTTcttcctacttacctcatttaTGCTAGTAATCCGTCATacttattgattttatgcaatGTTTTCAGTATCTCATCGTAATGATCCTGATTCTTGTTGATCCTTGATGATTGTTAGTACTTGAGAAATGAATCAATGAACAAATTATTATATGAATGCTAcatttattgattgaaatggaGCCTTGGACAAGAGACCTAAGTTTAAAAACTGAGTCGACTGGACGATATAAAAACATTTGAAAAgtgaatttaataaaaaaaaaccgAACAAAACGTCCTAGTATAAAGTTCATCTGAATAACAAGACTGATTCAGCAAATGAGTTGACTTTGACTTGTCAGATGATCAATTTCATGGATTGTATGTGAGCATGAGAAAATATGTTAGTGTTTCCCAAGTAAATAATAATATGGTATGAAGAAGAACTTGAGAATTTTAATGTGATGAAGACTTTAATAAATGCTTTATTTGATTAATAAATTCTATGGATTATTCCATCATACGCCCTGCAGCTGCAGGGGTACATCCAAGAGCCGGAATTTTTTCtaacccaattttttttttaaaatttttttttcccatgAAGTGGAATCCCAACCATTCATATAGGGTGTGGGCACTACCCCAACACCCAGGATCGAACGAACCAAATTCTATGGTTTAGTTTCTCTTTTAAGTTGTTCTCAAAGTTTTCAATGCTACcacttttattattttagttTATATATTTATAGTTATTAATATAAACGGTCTTATTTATGATggcgataaaaaaaaaaaatacaattctTGATGTATGTGGGAACCTACAACAATATTCGACTTCTCCCCGAATTGCCAAGTTTCAGGAAATAGCAATAGGTCAATTTATTTAATGTAATCAATAACAATGATCACAACGAAATTTTTGAGTCCGTCTCGCGTAATAATTTTGTTAGACAAATTTTTATTTCGACTCGACTCaactcatgaaaaaaatattattttttatatcaaaattattaatttttatgttagaTATGAGTTGGGTCGACCCATCTCATTAATATAGATTCGTAtatagattcgtgagaccggtttataaaaaatttgcaCAGACAATGATATACACATATTTGGTCCCTATGAGACAATCCTAAATATTTTCTCAGTCCCAATATAGACCTTCTTTCTTTCTTATTTGTCCTAAATATATAAgtgtatatttatatttaacattatttttattattattttcttaatATATCCGTGTTTAATTTTAGGATCTTGTAATTAACTAACTATTGAAAAGATAACAAATTATTTATAAAGAGTtattaaataaagataaaatTGAAAAGTTGTTTGTATAATTGATATTTTCAATGAATTCTTGATATGTGTTTGGTTGAATAAGTCTATAGGCTAaagacatttttttaaaatgtttttttaaatagaGCATTTggttataaaaattattttaaaaaacatttgTTTTAGAagcttttttttttactattttttttaacgATACATTTGTTTTAGAAGATAGACTGTAAAGATTCTGTTTTTATttctatttaaaaataaaaatagtttttttacATTTATTCCAAcattaaaattgttttttttaataaaaacacttAACAGCTGAATTTATCTAAACATTTTTTAAATCTACAATTTTTATATTCAAACTTGTTTTGTGAAAAAAACAAAGGAGACGAATACAAATGGAACGAAAgtgataataaataaatattaaaaaatacacAAAACAAGCTGATTGGGCAGGTGCAACGGTGCTATCTAGAATAGCCACATGCCCAATTAATGTGAGTACACCGAGGGAGGGACATTGCTGCTCAATTATTGCTCCATATACATCAATATCAACCAATATACAATAAAATGTTAGAAAAacaatatacaataaatatatatatgttcatAGTATAAAGTTATTCAGCTCAATATTTAAGTTTAGATGATAAAATTAATTGTCGGGGAGTAAATTAATAGTTATTATAGGTTGTCTTTGGTGGATTTGATATCATTATGTTGGATTAATTGTGTATTAATGAGAGTAGTATTGAGATAGATAATCCTCTTGGAAAGTTCTCGTGTGCCAAGCTGATGACGTTGCATCGCTTGATCTGGTTAGCTAATTGAGTCGTAAAGAGTGAAGTTAGATCTTAATGGATAATGTTATCCCTGCTGGAGACATGATCGACGGTAAGGAAATAGTAAAGATTGTTCTCTAAGGGATATGAGAAAAACACCAGCAGATTGACGCGCATATCCCCGAACTCATGGGcttatgtgaggcccggggccgaagagggcggggggtgatcgtcggtgccatgaggttgcacggacaatgagtggctcctggcaggcttctaggtggagggaacatgaatgaaccgatcccacaccggaatgagagggattccgggactgttcaatgtaatggactgtacagttgaagatgacttaaaagatttgattggtactactcatatcacgaaggtgcatcttcttttcggtagctcatcacataaaaactccaaagttaagcgtgcttgacttggggcaattttgggatggtcgacctcctgggaagtttcctagggtgcgtatGAGTggggacataagcacgctgaaaagactcgtcttagtacagtgaggacagtcgtcaaatctggggcgttacagttggtatcagagccgaactctcttagtacggtgtggttcggggacgaaccaagcggaagctggtgggcatgtgaggccctgggccgaagagggcggggggtgatcgtcggtgccatgaggttgcacggacaatgagcggctcctggcaggcttctaggtggagggaacatgaatgaaccgatcccacaccggaatgagagggattccgagactgttcaatgtaatggactgtacagt
The sequence above is a segment of the Primulina tabacum isolate GXHZ01 chromosome 6, ASM2559414v2, whole genome shotgun sequence genome. Coding sequences within it:
- the LOC142549524 gene encoding uncharacterized protein LOC142549524, with the protein product MSDGTQDDRSPGTACNPGDERESADNSAATNCSNSSVADSLNLLISSVITGFDRTADATSRSQDKLGSALDRLTGELDNLLEDAPSTFIMQHSARISGVRKRVRSLNSVLKSIQQRIDNMDRMISAGLMRDKLVSQSSGQH